The genomic stretch GAGATCCCGCCGCCACAAGCGTCCTTGAGGTTATCCTGGCTTATCCGGGGTTTCATGCCATTTGTTTTCACCGCATAGCCCATTGGTTACATAGAAGGAGACTAAGATTGCTCGCTCGCCTGCTCTCCCACATTAGTCGTTTTTTAACGGGCATTGAAATTCACCCTGGGGCGCAGATTGGGCGAGGATTTTTCATAGACCATGGCATGGGCGTGGTCATAGGAGAAACCACCGAAATTGGAGATAATGTCACCCTTTATCAAGGTGTAACTTTGGGGGGAACCGGAAAGGAAAGAGGAAAGCGTCACCCCACCATAGGCGATAATGTGGTCATAGCCGCTGGTGCAACCGTTCTGGGTGCCGTAACCGTGGGGGATAATTCAATTGTGGGAGCGGGAGCCGTGGTCATCCATCCAGTTCCTCCAAACTGCACCGTGGTGGGCGTTCCCGGTCGCATAGTCGTTCGGGAAGGGAAGAAGGTTCCCACCATCGATCTACACCATGAAAGGCTCCCAGACCCCATGGCGGAGATGTTTAATGCCATTCA from Actinomycetota bacterium encodes the following:
- the epsC gene encoding serine O-acetyltransferase EpsC — translated: MFGTLKEDIQAALDRDPAATSVLEVILAYPGFHAICFHRIAHWLHRRRLRLLARLLSHISRFLTGIEIHPGAQIGRGFFIDHGMGVVIGETTEIGDNVTLYQGVTLGGTGKERGKRHPTIGDNVVIAAGATVLGAVTVGDNSIVGAGAVVIHPVPPNCTVVGVPGRIVVREGKKVPTIDLHHERLPDPMAEMFNAIHRRLDRLEHKIEEVREDKVEGGKEG